The following are from one region of the Magallana gigas chromosome 4, xbMagGiga1.1, whole genome shotgun sequence genome:
- the LOC105345855 gene encoding ubiquitin thioesterase OTU1 encodes MAARPLQLRCKTKTGQHLLSGLNLDSKIGQLKDKITEVTKIPRGALIVRQGYPPKVIDISEEDGPLSSLPFRSGDTLIVEGDRKLQEELQQQRMDNVIQKQSINSKGILMRKVVPADNSCLFTSINALMNKGVVDLSCSKAMREIIAGVVMSDPINFSEAFLGKTNNAYCHWIMNPDSWGGAIEISILSQYFNVEIAVVDTQSCRIDRFGEDKFYKERIFVIYDGIHYDPLIMEPLDPSLPVQTIFPTSDASVLGQAMEIASEAKASRQFTDVANFSIRCLVCQKLLSGQSEAQAHAKTTGHINFGEV; translated from the coding sequence ATGGCCGCTCGACCCCTTCAGCTCAGATGCAAAACCAAAACAGGACAGCACCTTCTGAGTGGGCTGAACCTGGACTCCAAGATTGGACAGCTGAAAGACAAGATCACAGAGGTCACTAAGATACCCAGAGGGGCCCTCATTGTCCGCCAGGGCTACCCCCCAAAAGTCATTGACATTAGTGAAGAGGACGGCCCATTGTCCTCCCTTCCATTCAGGTCTGGAGACACACTGATTGTGGAAGGCGACCGTAAGCTGCAGGAAGAACTCCAGCAGCAGCGGATGGACAACGTGATTCAGAAACAGTCCATCAACTCTAAAGGAATCCTGATGAGAAAAGTAGTTCCTGCTGACAATTCCTGTCTGTTTACCAGTATTAATGCTCTCATGAACAAAGGAGTTGTAGATCTGTCTTGTTCTAAAGCCATGAGAGAGATTATTGCCGGAGTTGTGATGAGTGACCCTATTAATTTCTCGGAGGCGTTTCTGGGAAAGACCAATAATGCCTACTGCCACTGGATAATGAACCCAGACTCTTGGGGAGGGGCCATAGAAATCTCTATCCTCTCACAGTACTTTAATGTAGAAATCGCTGTTGTTGACACCCAGAGTTGTCGCATCGACAGATTTGGTGAAGACAAGTTTTACAAGGAACGAATATTTGTGATATATGACGGCATTCACTATGATCCGCTAATCATGGAGCCTTTGGACCCCAGCCTACCAGTCCAGACGATATTCCCAACCAGTGATGCATCCGTCCTTGGCCAAGCCATGGAGATTGCGTCGGAGGCCAAGGCGTCACGTCAATTTACGGATGTGGCAAACTTCTCCATCAGGTGCTTGGTATGTCAGAAACTTCTCTCAGGTCAGAGTGAGGCTCAGGCTCATGCTAAAACGACGGGACACATTAACTTTGGTGAAGTTTGA